Proteins encoded by one window of uncultured Methanobrevibacter sp.:
- a CDS encoding DUF366 family protein codes for MDITHKHIDEIFEYDGSQINPSWAFQEFGIYGSSIVTWIGPVNITPDNLKDFADVGLEIKSNYMVNFICEFFDQQPPNMRVAYLRQRLLVMIFREILTEYGIQTKREGDDIFVDGGKLSISIASISLSSAKIHFALNLEDKGTPSDVETIGLYDIKVNGEQVFNQNNLLDLINKTVKNFINELKTIENDISKTKVLG; via the coding sequence ATGGATATTACTCACAAGCATATTGATGAAATTTTTGAATATGATGGTAGCCAAATTAATCCTTCATGGGCTTTTCAAGAATTCGGAATATATGGATCATCAATTGTAACTTGGATTGGTCCTGTAAATATTACTCCGGATAATTTAAAGGATTTTGCTGATGTGGGTCTTGAAATCAAATCTAATTATATGGTCAATTTTATTTGTGAGTTCTTTGACCAACAACCCCCGAATATGAGGGTTGCTTATTTAAGACAAAGATTATTGGTGATGATTTTTAGAGAAATCTTAACTGAATATGGAATTCAAACAAAAAGGGAAGGTGATGATATATTTGTTGATGGTGGAAAACTCTCTATCTCAATAGCAAGCATTTCCTTAAGCTCTGCAAAAATACACTTTGCCCTTAACTTGGAGGATAAAGGAACTCCAAGTGATGTTGAAACAATTGGTCTTTATGATATTAAAGTTAATGGTGAACAAGTATTCAATCAAAATAATTTATTGGATTTAATTAATAAAACTGTAAAAAATTTTATTAATGAATTAAAAACAATTGAAAACGATATAAGTAAAACTAAGGTGTTAGGATGA
- a CDS encoding 6-carboxytetrahydropterin synthase — MKILINGIQSNLRFSSAHVIPGHESCGFIHGHSYFVDIEIEGERAGKFEFVVDFKDVKDYTKAICDELDHRLLIPVYNDLIEFKEFDKNKDSIFDLKEQNSVRFKIDGKGYSVPAVDCVFLPLPYTSAEELSKFFAETLAKKLSETYDNLEYVSVCVNEGIGQGAMYRKDL; from the coding sequence ATGAAAATTTTAATAAATGGTATTCAATCAAATTTAAGATTTTCTTCTGCCCATGTAATTCCGGGCCATGAATCCTGCGGATTTATTCATGGTCATTCATATTTTGTTGATATTGAAATTGAAGGTGAAAGGGCAGGAAAATTCGAGTTTGTAGTTGATTTTAAAGATGTTAAAGATTATACTAAGGCAATTTGTGACGAACTGGACCACAGATTGTTGATTCCTGTTTACAATGATTTGATAGAATTTAAGGAATTTGATAAGAATAAAGATTCAATTTTTGATTTAAAAGAACAAAATTCTGTTAGATTTAAAATAGATGGTAAAGGTTATTCTGTTCCTGCAGTTGACTGTGTATTTTTACCATTGCCCTATACTTCAGCTGAAGAATTGTCTAAATTTTTTGCAGAAACTTTGGCTAAAAAATTATCCGAAACTTATGACAATTTGGAATACGTTTCAGTTTGTGTAAATGAAGGAATCGGTCAGGGAGCGATGTACAGGAAAGATTTATGA
- a CDS encoding 7-carboxy-7-deazaguanine synthase QueE codes for MKAPIIEIFSSFQGEGLLIGERQIFVRFAGCNLNCNYCDTNDSKSEKSGRLMTPQSVTDEINKLLTPDCRSISFTGGEPSLYPDFINEVSKLTDLKIMLETNGTLPDNIDSIEKLDMVSLDIKLPEHFDGDFDDEIFFNEIKSLNLLMAKSKNVYCKVVILPSTKIKSFKEVIKKLSDNISSKSDLQIIIQPSSPLNEWKDLNFKLFEFSEIVGQYFEVSTIPQIHKILDIE; via the coding sequence ATGAAAGCTCCAATTATTGAGATTTTTTCATCCTTTCAGGGTGAAGGATTATTGATAGGTGAAAGACAAATATTTGTTAGATTTGCGGGATGCAATCTAAACTGCAATTATTGCGACACCAATGATAGTAAATCTGAAAAATCAGGTAGGTTAATGACACCTCAGAGTGTAACTGATGAAATAAATAAATTATTAACTCCTGATTGCAGAAGCATTTCATTTACTGGAGGTGAACCTAGTCTGTATCCAGACTTCATTAATGAAGTTTCAAAATTAACGGATTTGAAGATAATGCTTGAAACTAACGGTACTTTGCCGGATAATATTGATTCAATCGAAAAATTGGACATGGTTTCATTGGATATTAAATTGCCTGAGCATTTTGATGGTGATTTTGATGATGAAATTTTTTTCAATGAAATTAAATCACTAAATTTATTAATGGCGAAGTCTAAAAATGTATATTGTAAAGTAGTTATATTGCCTTCAACAAAAATAAAATCATTTAAAGAGGTAATCAAAAAATTATCCGATAATATTTCAAGCAAAAGTGATCTTCAAATAATTATCCAACCTTCTAGTCCATTAAACGAATGGAAGGACCTTAATTTTAAATTATTTGAGTTTTCAGAGATTGTTGGGCAATATTTTGAAGTTTCCACCATCCCTCAAATTCATAAAATTCTGGATATTGAGTAA
- a CDS encoding CBS domain-containing protein gives MKDKTSINRKSNTGAIERETKVHDKEGDIMAIASRDVISIPPSKSIKDTAKVMMEHEFRRLPITDPGSGKVLGIVTVMDILDFFGGGSKFNIIEKKYEDNFLAAINEPVREIMTRDVVSLSKKASIGETIETMLSNQLGAIPLVDGDDKLVGIVTERDIALSLAGVASRETAQDYMSTKVFTTTPGTPLESACKIMVRNGLRRIPVVGGEADISKAAKKLLGIITSTDIIRFLNAKELFDNLNSNLATDVLETVISEIMVTEPITIEPNMTIGELCELFAEKNIGGVPVVKDDKVMGIITERDILRAVKRY, from the coding sequence ATGAAAGATAAAACATCCATTAACAGAAAATCAAACACAGGCGCAATCGAACGTGAAACTAAAGTTCATGATAAAGAAGGAGACATCATGGCTATTGCATCAAGAGATGTAATTTCTATTCCTCCTTCAAAAAGTATCAAAGATACTGCTAAAGTAATGATGGAACATGAATTTAGAAGATTACCAATTACCGACCCTGGTTCTGGTAAAGTGTTAGGTATTGTAACAGTAATGGATATATTAGACTTCTTTGGTGGAGGAAGTAAATTTAACATTATTGAGAAAAAATATGAAGACAACTTCTTAGCAGCTATCAATGAACCTGTAAGAGAAATCATGACTCGTGACGTAGTTTCATTATCTAAAAAAGCTTCAATTGGCGAAACTATTGAAACAATGTTATCTAATCAGTTAGGTGCTATTCCTCTTGTTGATGGTGATGATAAACTTGTCGGTATTGTAACTGAAAGGGATATTGCATTATCCTTGGCTGGTGTGGCTTCTAGAGAAACCGCACAGGATTACATGAGTACTAAAGTATTCACTACCACTCCTGGAACTCCTCTTGAAAGTGCATGTAAAATCATGGTAAGAAACGGTTTAAGAAGAATTCCGGTTGTCGGTGGAGAAGCTGATATATCTAAAGCAGCTAAAAAATTATTAGGTATTATTACTTCTACCGACATTATTAGATTCTTAAATGCAAAAGAATTATTCGATAATTTAAATTCCAATTTGGCTACTGATGTTTTAGAAACAGTAATTTCAGAAATAATGGTCACTGAACCAATCACAATTGAACCAAACATGACTATTGGTGAATTGTGTGAATTATTCGCTGAAAAGAATATTGGTGGTGTTCCAGTAGTTAAAGATGATAAAGTAATGGGAATTATCACTGAAAGAGACATTTTAAGAGCAGTTAAAAGATATTAA
- a CDS encoding CBS domain-containing protein yields the protein MQIKNLMSEDIITIDKDQNLSDALKLLRKHNVSRLPVTNNKQLVGIISERDIANKLGSSKYESMPASRLHISSVMVKDVITVPQTMQLDEVARIMLDKGIGSVPVTDEDKMVGIVSKADFVTLAVGIAFDKITVKEIMSKELTVVSPTERIVHARRQMLETNVGRLPVVDDDALVGMITSKDLMRAFIDFRKKVPEKYQKSQIKELLVEDIMSINPTFVSKDMSITEVSNIIMETGFNGLPVVENDEVVGIITQTDILRLIEKLES from the coding sequence ATGCAAATTAAGAATTTGATGTCTGAGGATATAATTACTATAGATAAAGATCAAAATCTTTCTGATGCATTAAAATTATTACGTAAACATAATGTATCTCGTTTACCTGTAACCAATAACAAGCAATTAGTAGGTATTATCTCAGAAAGAGACATCGCTAATAAACTTGGTTCATCAAAATATGAGAGTATGCCTGCATCAAGACTTCATATTTCATCTGTAATGGTTAAAGATGTTATTACAGTTCCTCAAACAATGCAATTGGATGAAGTAGCAAGAATAATGTTGGATAAAGGTATTGGTTCTGTTCCAGTTACGGATGAAGATAAAATGGTTGGAATAGTATCAAAAGCAGACTTTGTTACCCTTGCCGTTGGAATTGCATTTGATAAGATTACTGTAAAAGAAATAATGTCTAAAGAGTTAACAGTTGTATCTCCAACTGAAAGAATTGTTCATGCAAGAAGACAAATGCTTGAAACTAATGTTGGAAGGTTACCTGTTGTAGATGATGATGCACTTGTTGGAATGATTACATCTAAAGATTTAATGAGAGCTTTCATTGACTTTAGGAAAAAAGTTCCGGAAAAATATCAGAAATCTCAAATTAAAGAACTTTTAGTTGAAGACATAATGTCTATAAATCCAACTTTTGTCTCAAAAGACATGTCTATAACTGAAGTATCCAACATCATCATGGAAACTGGATTCAATGGTTTGCCAGTTGTTGAAAATGATGAAGTTGTTGGAATAATTACACAAACCGATATTTTAAGACTAATTGAAAAATTAGAATCTTAA
- the pheA gene encoding prephenate dehydratase gives MSLISFLGPEGTFTHEAASNFGDELIPFCTIPAVMESVHSDECSYGVVPIENSIEGPVGITLDQLAHKYDLKIFNEIVIPINQNLVVNPGTKMEDIEDVYSHAQAIAQCQEYIRNHKIQPHYEVSTARAAKSIVGDKSKAAISNAKVVELYGLEILESNIQDMDNNETRFVVLSKEYHEMTGKDKTSIIFSIYEDRPGGLYNILGIFQKNNINLTKIESRPSKEGLGKYLFFVDFNGHIDDVLVQDILNEIKENTYFFKVLGSYPEF, from the coding sequence ATTTCTTTAATCTCATTTTTAGGACCTGAAGGAACATTCACTCATGAGGCAGCAAGCAACTTTGGTGATGAATTAATTCCGTTTTGTACTATTCCTGCAGTAATGGAAAGTGTGCATTCTGATGAATGCTCATATGGTGTTGTACCTATAGAAAATTCTATTGAAGGGCCTGTTGGAATTACTTTAGATCAATTAGCCCATAAATATGATTTAAAAATATTTAATGAGATTGTCATTCCAATCAATCAGAATCTGGTGGTCAATCCAGGTACTAAAATGGAAGATATTGAAGATGTGTACTCTCATGCTCAAGCCATAGCGCAATGTCAAGAATATATTAGAAATCATAAGATTCAACCTCATTATGAGGTTAGCACTGCAAGGGCTGCCAAAAGCATTGTTGGTGATAAATCTAAAGCGGCAATCAGCAATGCAAAGGTTGTGGAATTATATGGTTTGGAAATTTTGGAATCCAATATTCAGGACATGGACAATAATGAAACCCGATTTGTAGTTCTTTCAAAAGAATATCATGAAATGACTGGAAAAGACAAAACTTCAATCATTTTTTCAATTTATGAAGATCGCCCTGGTGGTCTGTATAATATTTTAGGCATTTTTCAAAAGAACAATATTAATCTAACTAAAATCGAATCAAGACCATCTAAAGAAGGTTTGGGCAAATATTTATTTTTTGTGGACTTTAATGGTCATATTGATGATGTTTTGGTTCAGGATATTTTAAATGAAATCAAAGAAAATACTTATTTTTTCAAAGTTTTAGGTTCTTACCCTGAATTTTAG
- a CDS encoding endoglucanase, with protein sequence MSDDRDRLLNIMSSLENDYRSGKISAEKYSYFRSKYEDKLNSIDAQAATRRIRSMQGKSADNSKNKKRSRKPTNNKKKEEQDLVQKYIINPKKGDAKYNRREKSSMDSGTFKLLLLLILVVGFTAGVAYGVFNFDFDSVSQANATGVVKDTAFLEINKTTPTTQSTSYSNYSSSNSGSGYSSSSSVETTSDSSSSSYSSSDSGAYSPSSSSDSSSSSQSGSSYDSGSQSSSSSSSQSGGSGN encoded by the coding sequence ATGTCAGATGATAGAGATAGACTTCTTAATATTATGAGCAGTTTGGAAAATGATTATAGATCTGGTAAAATCTCTGCTGAGAAATATAGTTATTTTCGTTCTAAATATGAAGATAAATTAAATTCTATTGATGCTCAAGCAGCTACAAGAAGAATTAGATCTATGCAGGGAAAATCTGCTGATAATTCAAAAAATAAAAAAAGAAGTAGAAAACCTACCAATAATAAAAAGAAAGAAGAGCAGGATTTAGTTCAAAAATATATTATTAATCCCAAAAAAGGCGATGCAAAGTATAATCGTAGAGAAAAATCTTCTATGGATAGTGGAACTTTTAAATTATTGTTATTGTTAATATTGGTTGTAGGTTTCACTGCAGGTGTTGCTTACGGTGTTTTTAATTTTGATTTTGATTCAGTATCTCAAGCTAATGCAACTGGTGTTGTTAAAGATACAGCATTCCTCGAAATAAATAAAACAACTCCAACAACTCAGTCAACTTCCTATTCTAACTACAGTTCTTCTAATTCAGGTTCTGGTTATTCATCATCTAGTTCTGTTGAAACTACTTCGGATTCGTCTTCAAGTAGTTATTCCAGTTCTGATTCTGGTGCTTATTCGCCAAGTAGTTCAAGTGATAGTTCCAGTAGTTCACAGTCTGGTAGTAGTTATGACAGTGGTTCACAGTCTAGTAGTTCTTCAAGTTCCCAATCTGGAGGTAGTGGGAATTAA
- a CDS encoding PsbP-related protein, which produces MDGRLIKGSIMILLLMLVFVSAACVSAESNDTTVLTLSKSGITINYPSNWGYSDALSSYSIMAISKADSVDSFGVGQVNINIEKKPVEGDFATFVNSTYEPMKYNNDYDLVSSGSTTIAGNDALEYIYTSNENGVQKQHKAVWFEKGGQAYVLLYSAPLDKFESNLYVFDYIVSDIRIT; this is translated from the coding sequence ATGGATGGTAGATTAATTAAGGGAAGTATTATGATTCTTTTATTGATGTTAGTTTTCGTATCAGCTGCTTGTGTTAGTGCAGAATCCAATGATACAACTGTTTTAACATTATCTAAATCAGGAATTACTATAAATTATCCTTCTAATTGGGGTTATTCTGATGCTCTTTCATCATATTCAATTATGGCTATTTCAAAAGCAGATTCTGTTGATTCATTTGGTGTAGGTCAAGTTAATATTAACATTGAAAAGAAACCGGTTGAAGGGGATTTCGCTACATTTGTAAATAGTACTTATGAACCTATGAAATACAACAACGATTATGATCTGGTGTCATCAGGTTCCACAACTATTGCAGGCAATGATGCTTTGGAATACATTTACACTTCTAATGAGAACGGCGTTCAAAAACAACATAAGGCTGTTTGGTTTGAAAAAGGTGGACAAGCTTATGTTTTACTTTATAGTGCTCCTTTAGATAAATTCGAATCAAATTTATATGTATTTGATTATATCGTATCTGATATTCGAATTACATAA
- a CDS encoding flavoprotein, giving the protein MIILCVTGSIAATESIKLAREFRRNDVDVKCFMSDAACEIIHPNAMEFATGNSVVTKLTGSIEHVKYSQEDLILVAPATANTISKFAHKIADNPISTLLITAQGHDTPIIFVPSMHDSMYRSIKENIDKIKDEGSAIFIKPRMDEGKAKFPSKEDIVLESLRTINLNKKD; this is encoded by the coding sequence ATGATTATATTGTGTGTTACTGGTAGTATTGCAGCTACCGAGTCTATTAAATTAGCCAGGGAATTTAGAAGGAATGATGTGGATGTTAAATGTTTTATGAGTGATGCCGCTTGTGAAATTATTCATCCTAATGCAATGGAATTTGCAACCGGCAATAGTGTTGTAACTAAATTAACCGGAAGTATAGAACATGTCAAATATTCTCAAGAGGATTTAATTTTGGTTGCACCGGCTACTGCTAATACTATTTCCAAATTTGCCCATAAGATTGCTGACAATCCAATTTCAACTTTATTAATTACTGCCCAGGGTCATGACACTCCCATTATTTTTGTTCCGTCAATGCATGATTCAATGTATAGGTCCATTAAAGAAAATATCGATAAAATTAAAGATGAAGGGTCAGCTATTTTCATTAAACCTAGGATGGATGAAGGAAAGGCAAAATTTCCATCAAAAGAAGATATTGTTCTTGAATCATTAAGGACTATAAATTTAAATAAAAAGGATTGA
- a CDS encoding phosphopantothenoylcysteine decarboxylase: protein MGGTYEPIDSVRGITNKSSGKMGLELAKQAYIRGTNLTLVVANVSVSIPSVFDVINVETGEEMMDVILDLIPDFDIFISTAAVSDFKFKKRSDKKIDSTKSLSIDLKPTTKIIRQIKKINPDIFLVGFKAEFNISRDEMIKCARKQISDAGTDLVIANDISSDDCHFGSDKNEVLLVDDEVVSVPLASKKQIAKIIFDEISKRL, encoded by the coding sequence ATGGGTGGTACATATGAGCCCATTGATTCTGTTAGAGGCATTACCAATAAATCTTCTGGAAAAATGGGTTTGGAACTGGCTAAACAGGCGTATATTCGTGGGACTAATTTGACTTTGGTTGTAGCTAATGTTTCTGTCAGCATCCCTTCTGTTTTTGATGTTATAAATGTTGAAACAGGCGAAGAGATGATGGATGTAATTTTAGATTTGATTCCTGATTTTGACATTTTTATTTCTACAGCTGCGGTTTCTGATTTTAAATTTAAAAAACGTTCTGATAAAAAAATAGATTCAACTAAATCATTATCTATTGATTTGAAACCAACAACTAAAATAATACGTCAGATTAAAAAAATCAATCCTGATATTTTTTTGGTTGGCTTTAAGGCTGAATTTAACATATCTCGTGATGAGATGATTAAATGTGCAAGAAAACAGATTTCTGATGCAGGAACTGATTTGGTAATAGCTAATGATATCTCTTCTGATGATTGCCATTTCGGATCTGATAAAAATGAAGTCCTGCTTGTTGATGATGAGGTTGTATCTGTTCCTCTAGCTTCAAAAAAGCAGATTGCAAAAATCATTTTTGATGAGATTTCTAAAAGATTATAG